Proteins encoded by one window of Enterobacter hormaechei subsp. xiangfangensis:
- the rsmJ gene encoding 16S rRNA (guanine(1516)-N(2))-methyltransferase RsmJ, which translates to MKICLVDETGAGDGALSVLAARWGLEHDEDNLMALVMTPEHLELRKRDEPKLGGIFVDFVGGAMAHRRKFGGGRGEAVAKAVGIKGSYLPDVVDATAGLGRDAFVLASVGCRVRMLERNPVVAALLDDGLTRGYEDPEIGPWLQERLQLIHASSLTALTDITPRPQVVYLDPMFPHKQKSALVKKEMRVFQSLVGPDLDADGLLEPARQLATKRVVVKRPDYAPPLADVATTNAVTTKGHRFDIYSGTPE; encoded by the coding sequence GTGAAGATCTGCTTAGTAGATGAAACAGGCGCCGGGGACGGCGCCTTATCTGTTCTGGCGGCCCGCTGGGGGCTGGAACATGATGAAGACAACCTGATGGCGCTGGTGATGACGCCGGAACATCTGGAGCTGCGCAAGCGCGATGAGCCAAAGCTTGGCGGGATTTTTGTCGATTTTGTCGGCGGCGCGATGGCGCACCGGCGTAAGTTCGGCGGCGGTCGCGGCGAAGCGGTGGCCAAGGCGGTTGGCATTAAAGGGAGCTATCTTCCGGACGTGGTGGACGCCACGGCGGGGCTGGGGCGCGATGCGTTTGTGCTGGCCTCGGTGGGCTGCCGGGTGCGGATGCTGGAGCGTAATCCGGTTGTCGCCGCGCTGCTCGACGACGGGCTGACGCGGGGCTATGAGGACCCGGAAATCGGCCCGTGGTTACAGGAACGTTTGCAACTTATTCATGCCTCCAGCCTGACGGCGCTCACCGACATCACCCCGCGCCCGCAGGTGGTTTATCTCGACCCCATGTTCCCGCATAAGCAGAAAAGCGCGCTGGTGAAGAAAGAGATGCGGGTGTTTCAGTCGCTGGTGGGGCCGGATTTAGATGCCGATGGCCTGCTGGAACCGGCTCGTCAGCTGGCGACGAAGCGTGTGGTGGTGAAGCGGCCGGACTATGCGCCGCCGCTGGCGGACGTTGCGACCACTAACGCGGTGACCACGAAAGGGCACCGGTTTGATATTTATTCGGGTACGCCGGAATAG
- a CDS encoding TerC/Alx family metal homeostasis membrane protein translates to MSAAHLGFPTETVVVFVVMAVGAMFIDLFMHRHDKPISLKSAVMWSIFWVMMAMAFAGFLYVHHGAEMASLFLTGYALEEVLSVDNLFVMMAIFAWFGVPDRYRHRVLYWGVLGAIVFRGIFVAIGTSLLSLGPYVEVIFALVVGWTAVMMLKRNEESDEVEDYSNHLAYRLVKRFYPVWPKISSHAFILTQKEVDAELEKPENKDVMVGRVKKAKRYATPLLLCVAVVELSDVMFAFDSVPAIIAVSREPLIIYSAMMFAILGLRTLYFVLEALKQYLVHLEKAVVLLLFFVAFKLGLNATDHFWHHGYNIGATASLFVVLGVLALGIIASVMFPGKREA, encoded by the coding sequence ATGTCTGCTGCTCATCTCGGTTTCCCGACGGAAACCGTTGTTGTCTTCGTGGTGATGGCCGTTGGGGCGATGTTTATCGACCTCTTCATGCACCGTCACGATAAACCGATCTCGTTGAAAAGCGCGGTTATGTGGTCCATCTTCTGGGTCATGATGGCGATGGCCTTCGCCGGATTTTTATACGTGCACCACGGCGCGGAGATGGCCAGTCTGTTCCTGACCGGCTATGCGCTGGAAGAGGTGCTCTCCGTCGACAACCTGTTTGTGATGATGGCGATCTTCGCCTGGTTCGGCGTGCCGGATAGATATCGTCACCGCGTGCTCTACTGGGGCGTGCTCGGGGCGATTGTGTTCCGCGGTATTTTTGTTGCCATCGGCACCAGTCTGTTGAGCCTGGGGCCGTATGTTGAGGTCATTTTTGCGCTGGTCGTCGGCTGGACGGCGGTGATGATGCTGAAACGCAATGAAGAGAGCGATGAAGTAGAAGATTATTCCAACCATCTGGCGTACCGCCTGGTGAAACGCTTCTACCCGGTGTGGCCAAAAATCAGCAGCCATGCGTTTATCCTGACCCAGAAAGAGGTGGATGCCGAACTGGAGAAGCCTGAAAACAAGGATGTAATGGTAGGCCGCGTGAAGAAGGCGAAGCGCTACGCGACGCCGCTGCTGCTCTGTGTTGCGGTGGTGGAGCTGTCCGACGTGATGTTCGCCTTCGATTCCGTACCCGCAATCATTGCCGTCAGCCGTGAGCCGCTGATTATCTACAGCGCAATGATGTTCGCGATCCTCGGCCTGCGTACCCTCTACTTTGTGCTGGAAGCGCTGAAGCAGTATCTGGTGCATCTGGAGAAAGCGGTGGTGTTACTGCTGTTCTTCGTGGCGTTCAAGCTGGGGCTGAATGCGACCGACCACTTCTGGCATCACGGTTATAACATCGGCGCCACGGCAAGCCTGTTTGTGGTGCTGGGGGTACTGGCGCTGGGGATTATTGCGAGCGTGATGTTCCCGGGAAAACGTGAGGCCTGA
- a CDS encoding 23S rRNA (adenine(2030)-N(6))-methyltransferase RlmJ, producing the protein MLSYRHSFHAGNHADVLKHTVQSLIIESLKEKDKPFLYLDTHAGAGRYQLSGEHAERTGEYLEGIARIWQQDDLPAELEPYIGVVNHFNRNGQLRYYPGSPLIARQLLREQDSLQLTELHPSDFPLLRSEFQKDNRARVDKADGYQQLKAKLPPVSRRGLVLIDPPYEIKTDYQAVVTGINEGYKRFATGTYALWYPVVLRAQIKRMIKDLEATGIRKILQIELAVRPDSDQRGMTASGMIVINPPWKLEAQMNNVLPWLHKTLVPAGTGHATVSWIVPE; encoded by the coding sequence ATGCTCAGTTATCGCCACAGCTTCCACGCAGGCAACCACGCCGACGTCCTCAAACACACCGTTCAGAGCCTGATCATCGAATCGCTTAAAGAAAAGGATAAACCGTTCCTTTATCTGGACACCCACGCGGGCGCGGGCCGTTATCAGCTGAGCGGCGAGCATGCTGAGCGTACCGGTGAATATCTGGAAGGGATTGCGCGTATCTGGCAGCAGGACGATCTGCCTGCCGAGCTGGAGCCGTACATTGGCGTGGTGAATCACTTCAACCGCAACGGCCAGTTGCGTTACTACCCTGGCTCCCCGCTGATTGCCCGCCAGCTGCTGCGCGAGCAGGACAGCCTCCAGTTAACCGAGCTGCACCCGAGCGACTTCCCGCTGCTGCGTTCTGAGTTTCAGAAAGATAACCGCGCCCGCGTAGACAAAGCCGATGGTTACCAGCAGCTGAAAGCCAAACTGCCGCCGGTTTCCCGTCGCGGCCTGGTGCTAATTGACCCACCGTACGAAATCAAAACCGACTATCAGGCGGTGGTGACCGGCATTAACGAAGGTTACAAACGCTTTGCGACCGGCACCTATGCTCTGTGGTATCCGGTAGTGCTGCGCGCGCAAATTAAACGCATGATCAAAGACCTCGAAGCGACGGGCATTCGCAAAATCCTGCAAATTGAGCTGGCGGTGCGCCCTGACAGCGACCAGCGCGGCATGACCGCGTCCGGCATGATCGTCATTAACCCGCCGTGGAAGCTCGAAGCACAGATGAACAACGTGCTGCCGTGGCTGCACAAAACGCTGGTGCCAGCCGGTACGGGTCACGCCACCGTGAGCTGGATCGTGCCGGAGTAA
- a CDS encoding HAD family hydrolase: protein MTNMIADEAVAKSSVLSVFDFDGTLTHHDSFIPFLRFAFGKRYFAGRLVRMALPTLHCVRRKLTRDELKEVLIKTFLTGVDEHWLRQQAEAFCEKYWNKLMRPEGVLAVANEVNSGAEVTICSASPALVLQPWADKLGIKLIGTQLEVKDGKLTGRITGHNCRCAQKVARLEKVYGDLNAYHLRAWGDTRGDHELLAAAQDPHWRHFHHPSKRRNSPIKG from the coding sequence GCCGACGAAGCCGTGGCGAAGTCCAGCGTGCTCTCTGTCTTTGACTTTGATGGTACGTTGACGCACCACGACAGTTTTATCCCGTTCCTGCGCTTTGCCTTTGGCAAGCGCTACTTTGCTGGCCGACTGGTGCGCATGGCCCTGCCTACGCTGCACTGTGTGCGCCGCAAGCTGACGCGAGATGAGCTGAAAGAGGTGTTGATCAAAACCTTCCTGACGGGGGTGGATGAGCACTGGTTACGTCAGCAGGCGGAAGCCTTCTGTGAAAAATACTGGAACAAGCTGATGCGCCCGGAAGGTGTGCTGGCCGTCGCCAACGAGGTCAATTCCGGTGCGGAAGTGACGATTTGCTCTGCTTCCCCGGCGCTGGTATTGCAGCCGTGGGCCGATAAGCTCGGCATTAAGCTGATTGGCACGCAGCTGGAAGTGAAAGACGGCAAGCTGACCGGGCGGATCACCGGCCACAACTGCCGGTGTGCCCAGAAGGTGGCGAGGCTGGAGAAGGTGTATGGGGATTTGAACGCGTATCACCTGCGCGCCTGGGGCGACACGCGTGGCGACCACGAGTTGCTGGCGGCGGCGCAGGATCCGCACTGGCGGCATTTTCATCATCCGAGCAAGCGCCGAAATTCACCAATTAAGGGTTAG
- the uspB gene encoding universal stress protein UspB, translating to MISTVALFWALCVVCIVNMARYFSSLRALLVVLRGCDPLLYQYVDGGGFFTSHGQPSKQMRLVGYIYYQRYRDHHDEEFIRRCERLRRQFILTSALCGLVVVSMIALMIWH from the coding sequence ATGATTAGCACCGTCGCATTGTTTTGGGCGTTATGCGTGGTTTGCATAGTGAATATGGCGCGCTACTTCTCATCGTTACGTGCGCTGTTAGTGGTACTTCGTGGTTGCGATCCGTTGCTTTATCAGTATGTGGACGGTGGAGGGTTCTTCACCTCGCACGGACAGCCCAGCAAGCAGATGCGTCTGGTGGGGTATATCTACTACCAACGCTACCGCGATCACCACGATGAAGAGTTTATCCGTCGCTGCGAGCGCCTGCGTCGTCAGTTCATTTTGACCAGCGCCCTCTGTGGTCTGGTTGTGGTGAGTATGATTGCGCTGATGATTTGGCACTGA
- a CDS encoding NAD(P)/FAD-dependent oxidoreductase, whose protein sequence is MERFDAVVIGAGAAGMFCAAMAGQAGRRVLLLDNGKKPGRKILMSGGGRCNFTNLYVEPAAYLSQNRHFCKSALARYTQWDFIELVGKHGIAWHEKTLGQLFCDDSAQQIVDMLVAECEKGGVVMRLRTEVLDVARDEQGYTLQLNGETVSADNLVIASGGLSMPGLGASPFGYKIAEQFGLKVLPTRAGLVPFTLHKPLLEQLQTLSGVSVPSVITAEDGTVFRENLLFTHRGLSGPAVLQISSYWQPGEFVSVNLVPDCDLDAFLNEQRAAHPNQSLKNTLAMQLPKRLVECLQVLGQIPDVALKQLNSREQETLVETLTNWRVQPNGTEGYRTAEVTLGGVDTNELSSRTMEARNVPGLYFIGEVMDVTGWLGGYNFQWAWASAWACAQALAEKNG, encoded by the coding sequence GTGGAAAGGTTTGATGCCGTAGTAATTGGCGCCGGTGCGGCGGGTATGTTTTGTGCGGCGATGGCCGGACAAGCGGGTCGTCGCGTGCTGCTGCTGGATAACGGAAAAAAGCCTGGCCGCAAGATCCTGATGTCTGGCGGCGGGCGCTGCAACTTTACTAATCTTTATGTCGAGCCTGCGGCCTATTTGAGCCAGAACCGCCATTTTTGCAAATCTGCGCTGGCGCGCTATACCCAGTGGGATTTTATCGAACTGGTGGGTAAACACGGTATCGCGTGGCATGAGAAGACGCTGGGACAGCTGTTCTGCGACGACTCCGCGCAACAAATCGTTGATATGCTGGTGGCCGAGTGCGAGAAAGGCGGCGTAGTAATGCGCCTGCGCACCGAAGTGCTGGACGTCGCCCGTGACGAGCAGGGCTACACGCTGCAACTCAACGGTGAGACCGTCAGCGCCGATAACCTGGTGATCGCCAGCGGCGGCCTCTCGATGCCGGGGCTGGGCGCCTCACCGTTCGGCTATAAAATTGCCGAGCAGTTTGGCCTGAAGGTACTGCCCACCCGCGCCGGGCTGGTACCGTTCACGCTGCATAAGCCGCTGCTGGAGCAGCTTCAGACACTCTCCGGCGTGTCTGTACCGTCGGTCATTACGGCCGAAGACGGCACGGTGTTCCGCGAAAACCTGCTCTTTACCCATCGTGGACTCTCGGGGCCGGCGGTATTGCAGATCTCCAGCTACTGGCAGCCGGGGGAGTTTGTCTCCGTAAACCTGGTGCCGGACTGCGATCTGGACGCCTTCCTCAACGAGCAACGCGCCGCGCACCCGAATCAAAGCCTGAAAAATACCCTGGCGATGCAGTTGCCGAAGCGTCTCGTGGAGTGCTTGCAGGTGTTAGGGCAAATTCCGGATGTTGCGCTCAAGCAGCTCAACAGCCGCGAGCAGGAAACGCTGGTGGAGACGCTGACGAACTGGCGCGTACAGCCAAACGGCACCGAAGGCTACCGCACGGCGGAAGTGACGCTGGGCGGCGTGGATACAAACGAACTCTCATCCCGCACGATGGAAGCCCGCAACGTGCCGGGTCTTTATTTCATTGGTGAAGTGATGGACGTGACCGGCTGGCTCGGCGGGTATAACTTCCAGTGGGCGTGGGCCAGTGCCTGGGCATGCGCGCAAGCGCTGGCTGAAAAGAACGGTTAA
- the uspA gene encoding universal stress protein UspA, which translates to MAYKHILIAVDLSPESKVLVDKAVSMARPYNAKVSLIHVDVNYSDLYTGLIDVNLGDMQKRISEETHHALSELSTNAGYPITETLSGSGDLGQVLVDAIKKYDMDLVVCGHHQDFWSKLMSSARQLINTVHVDMLIVPLRDEEDE; encoded by the coding sequence ATGGCTTACAAACACATTCTTATCGCGGTAGACCTCTCCCCGGAGAGTAAAGTGCTGGTTGATAAAGCAGTATCCATGGCACGTCCCTACAACGCGAAAGTTTCGCTGATTCACGTTGATGTGAATTACTCCGACCTCTACACCGGTCTGATCGACGTGAATCTCGGCGATATGCAGAAACGCATCTCCGAAGAGACTCACCACGCGCTGAGCGAGCTTTCTACCAACGCGGGCTATCCGATCACTGAAACCTTAAGCGGTAGCGGCGATCTGGGCCAGGTGCTGGTTGATGCGATTAAGAAATACGATATGGACCTGGTGGTATGTGGTCACCATCAGGACTTCTGGAGCAAACTGATGTCTTCCGCGCGCCAGCTGATTAACACCGTTCACGTGGATATGCTGATTGTTCCACTGCGTGACGAAGAAGACGAGTAA
- the prlC gene encoding oligopeptidase A, protein MTNPLLTPFSLPPFSKILPEHVVPAVTQSLDNCRAAVESVVAQGGPYTWENLCQPLAEVDDVLGRIFSPVSHLNSVKNSPELREAYEQTLPLLSEYSTWVGQHEGLYKAYRDLRDGDHYAELNTAQKKSVDNALRDFELSGIGLPKEKQVRYGEIAARLSELGNQYSNNVLDATMGWTKLITDESELAGMPESALAAAKAQAEAKEQEGFLLTLDIPSYLPVMTYCDNQALREEMYRAYSTRASDQGPNAGKWDNSPVMAEILALRHELAQLLGFDSYADKSLATKMAENPQQVLDFLTDLAKRARPQGEKELAQLRAFAKAEFGVDELQPWDIAYYSEKQKQHLYSISDEQLRPYFPENKAVNGLFEVVKRIYGITAKERTDIDVWHPDVRFFELYDDKNELRGSFYLDLYARENKRGGAWMDDCVGQMRKADGSLQKPVAYLTCNFNRPVSGKPALFTHDEVITLFHEFGHGLHHMLTRIETAGVAGISGVPWDAVELPSQFMENWCWEPDALAFISGHYETGEPLPKELLDKMLAAKNYQAAMFILRQLEFGLFDFRLHAEFSPEQGAKILETLAEIKKQVAVIPGPTWGRFPHAFSHIFAGGYAAGYYSYLWADVLAADAFSRFEEEGIFNRETGQSFLDNILTRGGSEEPMELFKRFRGREPQLDAMLEHYGIKG, encoded by the coding sequence ATGACCAATCCATTACTGACGCCTTTTTCGTTGCCACCGTTTTCTAAAATCCTCCCTGAGCATGTGGTTCCAGCGGTTACGCAATCGCTGGACAACTGCCGCGCGGCGGTAGAAAGCGTGGTCGCGCAGGGCGGGCCGTACACCTGGGAAAATCTGTGTCAGCCGCTGGCCGAAGTGGACGACGTGCTGGGGCGCATCTTCTCCCCGGTGAGCCACCTGAATTCGGTAAAAAACAGCCCGGAGCTGCGTGAAGCCTACGAGCAAACCCTGCCGCTGCTCTCTGAGTACAGCACCTGGGTCGGCCAGCATGAGGGGCTCTACAAAGCCTACCGCGACCTGCGCGACGGCGACCACTATGCCGAACTGAACACGGCGCAGAAAAAATCGGTCGATAACGCCCTGCGTGATTTCGAACTGTCCGGGATTGGCCTGCCAAAAGAAAAACAGGTTCGCTACGGTGAAATCGCTGCGCGCCTGTCCGAGCTGGGCAACCAGTACAGCAATAACGTCCTCGACGCCACCATGGGCTGGACGAAGCTGATTACCGATGAATCTGAACTGGCGGGCATGCCGGAAAGCGCGCTGGCGGCGGCAAAAGCCCAGGCCGAAGCGAAAGAGCAGGAAGGCTTCCTGTTAACGCTGGATATCCCAAGCTATCTGCCAGTGATGACCTACTGCGACAACCAGGCCCTGCGCGAAGAGATGTACCGCGCCTACAGCACCCGCGCCTCCGATCAGGGGCCGAATGCGGGCAAATGGGATAACAGCCCGGTGATGGCGGAGATTCTCGCCCTGCGCCACGAGCTGGCACAGCTGCTGGGCTTCGACAGCTACGCGGATAAATCCCTCGCCACCAAAATGGCCGAGAACCCACAGCAGGTGCTCGACTTCCTGACCGATCTGGCGAAACGCGCCCGTCCTCAGGGTGAAAAAGAACTGGCTCAGCTGCGCGCCTTTGCGAAAGCGGAGTTCGGCGTGGACGAGCTTCAGCCGTGGGATATCGCGTACTACAGCGAAAAACAGAAACAGCATCTCTACAGCATCAGCGACGAACAACTGCGTCCGTACTTCCCGGAAAACAAAGCCGTTAACGGCCTGTTCGAGGTGGTGAAACGCATCTACGGCATTACCGCGAAAGAGCGTACCGACATCGACGTCTGGCATCCGGACGTGCGCTTCTTTGAGCTGTATGACGATAAAAACGAACTGCGCGGCAGCTTCTACCTCGATCTCTACGCGCGTGAGAACAAGCGCGGCGGGGCGTGGATGGACGACTGCGTGGGCCAGATGCGTAAAGCGGATGGTTCCCTGCAAAAACCGGTCGCCTACCTGACCTGTAACTTCAACCGTCCGGTGAGCGGCAAACCTGCGCTGTTTACCCACGATGAAGTGATCACCCTGTTCCACGAGTTCGGTCACGGCCTGCACCACATGCTGACCCGCATCGAAACCGCTGGCGTCGCCGGTATCAGCGGTGTGCCATGGGATGCGGTCGAGCTGCCTAGCCAGTTTATGGAAAACTGGTGCTGGGAGCCGGACGCGCTGGCGTTTATCTCCGGTCATTACGAAACGGGTGAACCGCTGCCGAAAGAACTGCTGGATAAAATGCTGGCAGCGAAAAACTACCAGGCGGCGATGTTTATCCTGCGCCAGCTGGAGTTCGGCCTGTTCGACTTCCGCCTGCACGCCGAGTTCAGCCCGGAGCAGGGGGCGAAAATCCTCGAAACCCTGGCTGAGATTAAAAAGCAGGTTGCCGTTATTCCAGGGCCAACCTGGGGACGCTTCCCGCACGCGTTCAGCCATATCTTCGCAGGCGGGTACGCCGCAGGCTACTACAGCTACCTGTGGGCCGACGTGCTGGCGGCGGATGCCTTCTCGCGCTTCGAAGAAGAGGGGATTTTCAACCGCGAAACCGGTCAGTCGTTCCTCGACAACATCCTGACCCGCGGCGGTTCAGAAGAGCCTATGGAATTGTTCAAACGCTTCCGTGGCCGCGAGCCTCAGCTGGATGCGATGCTGGAGCATTACGGAATCAAAGGCTGA
- the pitA gene encoding inorganic phosphate transporter PitA yields MLHLFAGLDLHTGLLLLLALVFVLFYEAINGFHDTANAVATVIYTRAMRSQLAVVMAAVFNFFGVLLGGLSVAYAIVHMLPTDLLLNVSSGHGLAMVFSMLLAAIIWNLGTWYFGLPASSSHTLIGAIIGIGLTNALMTGTSVVDALNIPKVLGIFGSLIISPIVGLVVAGGLIFILRRYWSNTKKRARIHLTPAEREKKDGKKKPPFWTRIALIISAIGVAFSHGANDGQKGIGLVMLVLIGVAPAGFVVNMNASGYEITRTRDAVNNVETYFQQHPDLLKKATGVDQLIPSPESGATTAPGEFHCHPANAINALERAKGMLADIESYDKLAVEQRGQLRRIMLCISDVTDKVAKLPEVNADDQRLLKKLKGDMLNTIEYAPIWIIMAVALALGIGTMIGWRRVATTIGEKIGKKGMTYAQGMSAQMTAAVSIGLASYTGMPVSTTHVLSSSVAGTMIVDGGGLQRKTVTNILMAWVFTLPASILLSGGLYWISLKLI; encoded by the coding sequence ATGCTACATTTGTTTGCCGGCCTGGATTTACATACCGGGCTTTTATTATTGCTTGCTCTGGTTTTTGTGCTGTTTTACGAAGCGATCAACGGCTTCCACGACACTGCAAACGCAGTAGCAACGGTTATCTACACTCGCGCAATGCGATCGCAGCTTGCGGTTGTTATGGCGGCGGTATTTAACTTTTTTGGTGTCCTCCTGGGCGGACTGAGCGTTGCGTATGCCATTGTGCATATGCTGCCAACGGATCTGCTGCTTAACGTGAGTTCCGGTCATGGCCTGGCCATGGTGTTCTCTATGCTGCTTGCTGCGATTATCTGGAACCTCGGTACCTGGTATTTCGGCCTGCCGGCATCCAGCTCTCACACCCTCATCGGCGCGATTATCGGTATCGGGTTAACCAATGCCCTGATGACCGGGACCTCCGTCGTTGATGCGCTGAATATCCCGAAAGTTCTCGGCATTTTCGGCTCTCTGATCATCTCCCCTATCGTCGGTCTGGTGGTGGCGGGTGGCTTGATTTTCATCCTGCGTCGCTACTGGAGCAACACGAAAAAACGTGCGCGTATCCACCTGACGCCAGCAGAGCGTGAGAAGAAAGACGGCAAGAAAAAGCCGCCGTTCTGGACGCGTATCGCGCTGATCATTTCCGCTATCGGCGTCGCCTTCTCTCATGGCGCGAACGATGGTCAGAAAGGTATCGGCCTGGTGATGCTGGTTCTGATTGGCGTCGCACCGGCGGGCTTCGTGGTTAACATGAACGCCTCCGGTTACGAAATCACCCGTACCCGTGATGCGGTAAACAACGTTGAGACTTACTTCCAGCAGCATCCTGATTTGCTGAAGAAAGCGACCGGCGTGGACCAGCTGATTCCTTCTCCGGAGTCAGGCGCAACGACGGCACCGGGCGAGTTCCATTGCCATCCGGCAAACGCGATTAACGCGCTGGAACGTGCGAAAGGCATGCTGGCCGATATCGAAAGCTATGACAAACTGGCTGTTGAACAGCGTGGTCAGCTGCGTCGCATCATGCTCTGTATCTCCGACGTGACCGATAAAGTCGCGAAGCTGCCAGAGGTTAATGCTGACGACCAACGTCTGCTGAAGAAACTGAAAGGCGATATGCTCAATACCATTGAGTACGCGCCAATCTGGATCATCATGGCGGTCGCGCTGGCGCTGGGTATCGGTACGATGATTGGCTGGCGTCGTGTGGCGACCACCATCGGCGAGAAGATCGGTAAGAAAGGCATGACCTATGCGCAGGGTATGTCCGCGCAGATGACGGCAGCGGTATCTATCGGTCTGGCGAGTTACACCGGTATGCCAGTCTCCACCACCCACGTACTCTCTTCGTCCGTGGCAGGTACCATGATTGTTGACGGCGGCGGTTTGCAGCGTAAAACCGTGACCAACATCCTGATGGCCTGGGTGTTCACCCTCCCGGCGTCCATCCTGCTGTCTGGCGGTCTGTACTGGATTTCGCTGAAGCTGATTTAA